Genomic DNA from Selenomonas sp. oral taxon 126:
GTACCCGCGTGGATCTCGGTGGAGAGTCCGCGAATCTGGGCGATGGCGCGCAGCAGTGTGGATTTGCCGCTGCCGCTTTCGCCGACGATGCCGAGGACTTCGCCCGCCGAGAGGCTGAGACAGATGTCCTCGACAACGGCGTCACCGCCGTAGCCTGCGGTCAGATGGTCGATTCGTAAGAGTTCCTGTCGCTCCGCTCCGCTGTGCACGCTGCTCACTTCTTATCCAAATCCTTTGTCACGTGGTAGTAGTCGCTCGGCGTGGAGAGGAAGCCCGTGACGTTCTTGGAGATGCCGATCTGCATGTTGTTGAAGCCGATGAAGTCCATCGCCGCATCGTCGATGATCTGCTGCTGGATGCGGTTGACGAGCGCGATGCGCTGCGCGGGATCGAATGTGTTCGGTAGCTCCGCAAGCGCAGCCTCGACGACGGGGCTGTTGTAGCGTCCGAAGTTGGCGACGCCCTGTGCGCTCGCCGTGTCGCGCAGGAAGGCATACGGGTCGCCCGTCGGCATGGTGATGACGGAGTAGAGGGAAAGCTCGTATTCGCCGGGCTTCAGATAGGTCGATTTCTCATGCGAGACAATCTGGATGTTGATGCCGATCTTCTTGAGCTGTGCCTGCATCTCTGTTGTGATGTTCTCGTTGAAGAGACGCTTGTAGACACCCATCTCGACGGTCAGCGGCTGTCCGTTCTTCTCGACAATGCCGTCGCCGTTCGTGTCCGTATATCCTGCCGCCGCAAGCACCTGCTTTGCCTTTTCAGGATCGTAGGAGCGTGCCTTGAGCGCGGGATCGCCATAGGGCGTGGAGGCGAGGAACGCACTGTTCGAGGCAGTCATTGCGCCCTTGAGGTACTGGTCGCCGATGGTCTTTTTGTCGACACCGTACATGATCGCCTGACGAACCGCAGGATCGGTGAGCTTATCGAGGTTCATGTAGAGCTGATAGGTGCGCGTCTGCGGTGTCTTGACAACCGTAAACTTGTCATTCGCCGCAATCGTCTCTGCCGTCTCGGGGCTGAGATCCAGTGCTACGTCGATCTCATCGCCCTGCAGTGCCATTGCAAGCGTGTTGAAGTCTGCGATCTTCGTGTACTCGACCTCATCGACCTTCACGTCGCCGCCCCAATACTTCGGGTTCTTCGTCATGACTGCGTGCTTGTCTGCTTCAAAGCTGCTCATGACAAACGGCCCCGTGCAGATGGGAGCGTTCTCAAAGTCCTTCGTGCCTGCAACATCGACGATGACGGCGTACGGGTCGCAGAGATCGTTGACGAGGGTCGCATACGGTGCTTTCGTACGGATCGTGAGGACATTTCCCTCTGCCGTGTACTCTGCATCCTTCAGCCATGCGGCGCGGTCATTCGTCTCCGCCGTGCGCTTGAGCGAGGCGATGACCTTGTCCGCCGTCATCTTCTCGCCGTTCGAGAACGTGACATTGTCCTTCAGTGTGATGCGCCAGACCGTCGGCTCGATATTCTCCGCCTTCTCGGCGAGCCACGGCTGCGGCTTCATACTGTCGTCAAGACGGAAGAGTGTTTCGCCGACACCGTAGCGTACGGCGTACCAGCCCATCCACTCCTTCGCGGGATCCATCGAGCTCGTCACGGCGACTGTGCCGCCGACGCGCACGATTTTCTTGCTGTCTGCCGCCTGATCGGAGCCGCCGCAGCCGCTCATGGCGAGCGGAACGGCGAGCAGGAGTGCGGCGCAGAGACGTTTCAGTGTTTTGTTCATAGTTCCTCCTAGTATGGTGAAAATGTATTGTGATATGCTACAAACCACTAACGCATTCGCGTAGGACTTGCATCATAAAAATAAACTTTATTTATGCTTTTGTTAAT
This window encodes:
- a CDS encoding ABC transporter substrate-binding protein gives rise to the protein MNKTLKRLCAALLLAVPLAMSGCGGSDQAADSKKIVRVGGTVAVTSSMDPAKEWMGWYAVRYGVGETLFRLDDSMKPQPWLAEKAENIEPTVWRITLKDNVTFSNGEKMTADKVIASLKRTAETNDRAAWLKDAEYTAEGNVLTIRTKAPYATLVNDLCDPYAVIVDVAGTKDFENAPICTGPFVMSSFEADKHAVMTKNPKYWGGDVKVDEVEYTKIADFNTLAMALQGDEIDVALDLSPETAETIAANDKFTVVKTPQTRTYQLYMNLDKLTDPAVRQAIMYGVDKKTIGDQYLKGAMTASNSAFLASTPYGDPALKARSYDPEKAKQVLAAAGYTDTNGDGIVEKNGQPLTVEMGVYKRLFNENITTEMQAQLKKIGINIQIVSHEKSTYLKPGEYELSLYSVITMPTGDPYAFLRDTASAQGVANFGRYNSPVVEAALAELPNTFDPAQRIALVNRIQQQIIDDAAMDFIGFNNMQIGISKNVTGFLSTPSDYYHVTKDLDKK